Sequence from the Terriglobia bacterium genome:
TGTTGTTCAGCTCACATCCGAAGTGCTCAGGCTCGGCGGCTGTGAGGTCGCTGCGCGTACCGATCCGCGCGAAGGCATAGTCGCATTCGAATCGTTCCAACCGGAGGTCTGCGTCCTGGATTTTTCGATGCCGGGAATGACCGGAGGCGACGTGTGCCGGCGGATGAAGGAACTGGATCCTACAGTTGAAGTTGTCTTTCTCACCGGCGAAGCCGATACCGGCCTCGCAGTAGAAATGATGAAACTGGGCGCACTCGACTATCTGCTCAAGCCTGTGAACATCCCGCAATTGATGACGGCGGTGTCGCGCGCTGCCGAACACCGGCGCCTGGTGCTGGAAAACATTGCGTACCGGGAACGGCTCGAAACGCTGGTTGTGGAGAGGACCAGGGCGCTCAATGAAACCCTCGACCAGCTCGGCGTGGTCCATGCCGCGACTCTTCACACGCTCGGGCTGGCGCTCGATTTCCGTGACCAGAGTACCGGCGGGCACTCCGCCCGGGTGGCGCGGCTGACCAAGGGTATTGCGGAAGAGATCGGCGTCTCGGGTCACGCTCTTCTGCAGATCGAGCAGGGCGCTCTCTTACACGACATCGGCAAGTTGAAAATCCCGGACCGGATTCTGCTGAAACCCGGGGCTCTGACCACCGACGAGTGGGCCACCATCAAGTGCCATCCTGAATACGGCCGCGAGTTCCTGGAGCGGATCGATTTTCTCGGCGGCGCCGCCGAACTCGTCTATATGCATCATGAAAAATTCGATGGCAACGGCTATCCCCAGGGCCTCCGCGGCGATGCGATTCCGATCGGCGCGCGCTGCTTCGCCATTGTGGACTCCGTCGATGCCCTCATTTACGAGAGGCCATATCACCGGGCGATCCCGTTCGATCAGGCGGCCGCGGAAATTCGCCGCTGCGCCGGGTCACACTTCGATCCCGACCTGATCGATGTCGCGCTCAATCACATTGAGAGCCGGCTTGAGAAGCGCGCAATGTCCGCCTGAAACACCAGCAGGCCGTCTGCGAACTTGTTTTTAGCCGCCAATGAGGCAAATTACGCCAATTAATTGGCGTAATTTGCCTCATTGGCGGCTAAACTTCTCTTTCGAAATTGCTGTGAATAACTATAACGGACACAAGGTCTTGATAACGGGAGGCCTTGGCTTCATTGGAAGCAACCTCGCGATTCGCCTTGTCGAATCCGGTGCGTCGGTCACCCTCCTGGACTCGAGGCATCCGACGTGCGGTGCGAACTATTTCAATATCGAGCCCATCAAAAACGACGTCGAGGTGATCGAAGGCGACAGTTGCAACCTCGAACTCATGCGTACGCTGGTTCGAGGTAAGCGCTTTATTTTCAATCTGGCAGGCCACGTCAGTCACATCGAATCGATGCAGCAACCCTTTGAGGACCTGCAAATGAACACGGTCGCGCCACTCACCGTGCTCGAAGCATGCCGGCAGGAAAACCGCGAGGTGCGCGTCGTCTATTCCGGCACACGACAGGCTTATGGGCGGCCCGAATCCCTTCCACTGGTCGAAACGCAGGTTCTGAAGCCGATCGATGTCAATGGTGTCAGCAAGATGGCGGGCGAGTGGTTTCATATGGTGTATCAGCGGGCACATGGGATCGCGGCCGTGTCGCTGCGTCTGATCAATACATACGGACCGCGGCAGCTGGTAAAACATGCCCGGCAGGGTTTCGTCGGATGGTTCATCAAGCAGGCGATCGAAGGTGAAGAGATTCAGGTGTTTGGCGACGGCCGGCAAATCCGGAGCTTCAATCACGTGGACGATGTCGTGGACGCCTTATTGATTGCGGGCTTCGACCAACGACTGGATGGCGATTATTTCAATCTGGCCGGTGTGCGGCCGATTTCTCTTGAGGAATTCGTCAAGACACTCATCGCGGCAGCGGGCAAAGGCTCGTACCGCATCGTTCCCTTCCCGTCCGACAAGAAGGCCATCGATATCGGAAGCGTCTACAGCTCCGCCGCGAAATTCAATGCGATCACGGGATGGAAAGCTCGCACGGCGATCGAGCAAGGTCTGGGTCACACGCTCGAATACTACCGTCAGCACCGGGAACACTACTGGTGATCCGGTCCATCCGCTCGACATGTTTGTGTCCTTCATGCTTCACTACCGCTCAATGAAGACGCCGAGCAAGTGGCGGGGGCTGCGCCGAAGGTTGCAAGCCGCATGGACAGGAATCACCGATCCCTTCGCCAGACTGTCATATTCGCAGGAGGGCGAAGACCTCATCCTGGAACGTATTCTCGAAGGCCGCGACAAAGGGTTTTACATCGACGTGGGTGCGCATCATCCGAAACGCTTTTCGAACACGTACCGCTTTTACCTGAAGGGCTGGTCGGGGGTGAACATTGATGCGACGCCCGGATCGATGGAGCCATTCCGAACGGTCCGGCCACGTGACCGGAACATCGAAGCCGCGATCTCAGCGGATACACGCCCGATCACATTTCATCTTTACAATGATCCGGCCTTGAACTCGGCCCAACCGGCCGAAGTCCGTAATATCGATCCGGCCAGGCATCGCGTTATCCGGCAGGTCACGGTAACGCCGCGCCCTCTCTCGGAGGTCTTGTCGAGTGTCATTACAAACGGCCAGATCATCGATTTTCTGACAGTCGATGTGGAGGGTCTGGACCTTCAGGTTCTGCGCTCGAACGA
This genomic interval carries:
- a CDS encoding HD domain-containing phosphohydrolase, whose protein sequence is MAKVLIVDDDRHVVQLTSEVLRLGGCEVAARTDPREGIVAFESFQPEVCVLDFSMPGMTGGDVCRRMKELDPTVEVVFLTGEADTGLAVEMMKLGALDYLLKPVNIPQLMTAVSRAAEHRRLVLENIAYRERLETLVVERTRALNETLDQLGVVHAATLHTLGLALDFRDQSTGGHSARVARLTKGIAEEIGVSGHALLQIEQGALLHDIGKLKIPDRILLKPGALTTDEWATIKCHPEYGREFLERIDFLGGAAELVYMHHEKFDGNGYPQGLRGDAIPIGARCFAIVDSVDALIYERPYHRAIPFDQAAAEIRRCAGSHFDPDLIDVALNHIESRLEKRAMSA
- a CDS encoding NAD-dependent epimerase/dehydratase family protein — translated: MNNYNGHKVLITGGLGFIGSNLAIRLVESGASVTLLDSRHPTCGANYFNIEPIKNDVEVIEGDSCNLELMRTLVRGKRFIFNLAGHVSHIESMQQPFEDLQMNTVAPLTVLEACRQENREVRVVYSGTRQAYGRPESLPLVETQVLKPIDVNGVSKMAGEWFHMVYQRAHGIAAVSLRLINTYGPRQLVKHARQGFVGWFIKQAIEGEEIQVFGDGRQIRSFNHVDDVVDALLIAGFDQRLDGDYFNLAGVRPISLEEFVKTLIAAAGKGSYRIVPFPSDKKAIDIGSVYSSAAKFNAITGWKARTAIEQGLGHTLEYYRQHREHYW
- a CDS encoding FkbM family methyltransferase; this translates as MKTPSKWRGLRRRLQAAWTGITDPFARLSYSQEGEDLILERILEGRDKGFYIDVGAHHPKRFSNTYRFYLKGWSGVNIDATPGSMEPFRTVRPRDRNIEAAISADTRPITFHLYNDPALNSAQPAEVRNIDPARHRVIRQVTVTPRPLSEVLSSVITNGQIIDFLTVDVEGLDLQVLRSNDWQRYRPALVLAEEVRRADREHEGEITEFMRAQHYTELCRTMNTIFFRDDRGRL